One window of the Bradyrhizobium sp. NP1 genome contains the following:
- a CDS encoding YaiI/YqxD family protein — protein sequence MTSAAHATRIYVDADACPVKDEIYRVAIRHGLPVSVVAGNFIRVPQDPLIERVAAGSGMDAADDWIAERAGKGDIVVTSDIPLASRCVKAGAEVIAPNGKPFTEQSIGMTLAVRNLMTDLRSSGEITGGPKSFAPRDRSTFLSALDQTIRRIQRQRSALSEPGRD from the coding sequence ATGACATCCGCTGCCCATGCGACCCGCATCTATGTCGACGCCGACGCCTGCCCGGTCAAGGACGAGATCTATCGCGTCGCAATCCGGCACGGCCTGCCGGTCAGCGTGGTTGCGGGAAATTTCATCCGTGTGCCGCAGGACCCGCTGATCGAGCGCGTCGCCGCCGGCTCCGGCATGGATGCCGCCGACGACTGGATCGCCGAGCGCGCCGGCAAGGGCGATATCGTCGTCACCTCAGATATCCCGCTGGCGAGCCGCTGCGTGAAGGCCGGCGCCGAGGTGATCGCGCCGAACGGCAAACCCTTCACCGAGCAATCGATCGGCATGACGCTCGCGGTCCGCAACCTGATGACGGACCTGCGCTCGTCCGGTGAAATCACCGGCGGTCCCAAATCGTTCGCGCCACGCGACCGCTCGACCTTCCTGTCCGCGCTCGACCAGACCATCCGCCGCATCCAGCGCCAGCGCTCAGCGCTGTCAGAGCCGGGCCGGGATTGA
- a CDS encoding ABC-F family ATP-binding cassette domain-containing protein yields the protein MAPPLVQLKEIALTFGGTPLLSGVELSVSPEERVCLIGRNGSGKSTLLKIAAGLVEPDRGSRFVQPGATIRYLPQEPDFGSHETTLAYVEAGLGPGDDHYQARYLLEQLGLSGDEQPAHLSGGEARRAALARVLAPSPDILLLDEPTNHLDLPTIEWLEQELDGRRSALVLISHDRRFLTNLSRATAWLDRGRIRQIDRGFAAFEAWRDEVLAEEERDQHKLDRRIVNEEHWLRYGVSGRRKRNVKRLANLHALRAQRRNYRGAAGSANLAAAEAEKSGRLVIEAKNLSKAYGERKIVDDFSIRIQRGDRIGIVGPNGAGKTTLVNLLTGADSPDGGTIRLGANIEMATLDQHRESLDPRSTLAEALTGGRGDHVMVGGKPKHVATYMKDFLFAEVQMRTPLEVLSGGERGRLMLARALAKSSNLLVLDEPTNDLDLETLDVLEEMLGDYEGTVILISHDRDFLDRVVTSVIVPEGDGRWIEYAGGYSDMLAQRGADLKRETIKAQVAEPKKEARPAAPPSAPKRRLSFNEKHALETLPKTIAALQAEIAKQQRTLDDPDLYSKDRKKFEKASAAMAKAQAELAAAEDRWLELEVLREEIEQA from the coding sequence GTGGCCCCACCGCTGGTCCAGCTCAAGGAGATCGCGCTGACCTTCGGCGGCACGCCGCTGCTGTCGGGCGTCGAGCTTTCGGTCTCGCCCGAGGAGCGCGTCTGCCTGATCGGCCGCAACGGCTCCGGCAAGTCGACGCTGCTGAAGATCGCGGCGGGCCTGGTCGAGCCGGACCGCGGCAGCCGCTTCGTGCAGCCCGGCGCCACCATCCGCTATCTGCCGCAGGAGCCGGACTTCGGATCGCATGAGACCACCCTCGCCTATGTCGAGGCGGGCCTCGGCCCCGGCGACGACCACTACCAGGCGCGCTATCTGCTCGAGCAGCTCGGCCTCTCCGGCGACGAGCAGCCAGCGCATCTCTCCGGCGGCGAGGCCCGGCGCGCGGCGCTGGCGCGCGTGCTCGCGCCCTCGCCCGACATCCTCCTGCTCGACGAGCCGACCAACCATCTCGACCTGCCGACCATCGAATGGCTGGAGCAGGAGCTTGACGGCCGGCGCAGCGCGCTGGTCCTGATCAGCCACGACCGCCGCTTTCTGACCAACCTGTCGCGCGCGACCGCCTGGCTCGATCGCGGCAGGATCCGGCAGATCGATCGCGGCTTTGCCGCTTTCGAGGCCTGGCGCGACGAGGTGCTGGCCGAGGAAGAGCGCGACCAGCACAAGCTCGACCGCAGAATCGTCAACGAGGAGCACTGGCTGCGCTACGGCGTCTCCGGCCGCCGCAAGCGCAATGTGAAGCGCCTCGCCAACCTGCATGCGCTGCGCGCGCAGCGGCGCAATTATCGCGGCGCGGCCGGCAGCGCCAACCTCGCCGCGGCCGAGGCTGAAAAGTCCGGCCGGCTGGTGATCGAGGCAAAAAATCTTTCCAAGGCCTATGGCGAGCGCAAGATCGTCGATGATTTCTCGATCCGCATCCAGCGCGGCGACCGCATCGGCATCGTCGGGCCGAACGGCGCCGGCAAGACCACGCTGGTCAATCTGCTGACCGGCGCCGACAGTCCCGACGGCGGCACAATCCGGCTTGGCGCCAATATCGAGATGGCGACACTCGACCAGCACCGCGAAAGCCTCGATCCCAGGTCGACGCTGGCGGAAGCCCTGACCGGCGGCCGCGGCGACCATGTGATGGTCGGCGGCAAGCCGAAACACGTCGCAACCTACATGAAGGATTTCCTGTTCGCCGAGGTGCAGATGCGCACGCCGCTGGAGGTGCTTTCCGGCGGCGAACGCGGCCGGCTGATGCTGGCACGCGCGCTCGCCAAATCCTCCAACCTCCTGGTGCTGGACGAGCCGACCAACGATCTCGATCTCGAAACCCTCGACGTGCTCGAGGAGATGCTCGGCGACTACGAGGGCACCGTGATCCTGATCAGCCACGATCGCGATTTCCTCGACCGCGTCGTCACCTCGGTGATCGTGCCCGAGGGCGACGGCCGCTGGATCGAATATGCCGGCGGCTATAGCGACATGCTGGCCCAGCGCGGCGCCGACCTCAAGCGCGAGACGATCAAGGCGCAGGTCGCCGAGCCGAAGAAGGAAGCCAGGCCAGCGGCGCCGCCCAGCGCACCAAAACGCCGGCTCTCTTTCAACGAGAAGCATGCGCTGGAGACGCTGCCGAAGACGATCGCCGCGCTGCAGGCGGAGATCGCCAAGCAGCAACGCACCCTTGACGACCCCGATCTCTACAGCAAGGATCGCAAGAAGTTCGAGAAGGCCTCGGCCGCGATGGCGAAAGCGCAGGCCGAGCTTGCCGCCGCCGAAGACCGCTGGCTCGAGCTTGAAGTGCTGCGCGAAGAGATCGAACAGGCCTAG